From Mycteria americana isolate JAX WOST 10 ecotype Jacksonville Zoo and Gardens chromosome 4, USCA_MyAme_1.0, whole genome shotgun sequence, one genomic window encodes:
- the NUDT9 gene encoding ADP-ribose pyrophosphatase, mitochondrial, which translates to MVLLAGALRAATVTGFARAVAVFSFTVALSAQPARCALQRRPPLSNLYANCWSCLHPVNMLNSYNVKFYHSKALTSPYPGSHVERSQVPEDKVSWLIEWKDYSPVEYTAMSVLAGPNWADPQINNKGFSPKFNERDGEVERRSLNGLYVVENGRPRNPVGRTGLTGRGLLGRWGPNHAADPVVTRWKRDRSGNKIAHPVTGKNILQFVAIKRRDCGEWAIPGGMVDPGEKVSATLKREFEEEALNSLQKSPEEKEELEKQLHKLFSQEHFVVYRGYVDDPRNTDNAWMETEAVNYHDETGETMDNLPLEAGDDAGIVKWVDINEKLKLYASHSYFIKLVTEKQGAHWSEDPGPDCHE; encoded by the exons ATGGTACTCCTCGCCGGCGCCCTGCGTGCGGCGACGGTGACCGGTTTCGCTCGGGCAGTCGCcgtgttttctttcactgttgcgCTCTCCGCCCAGCCTGCCCGGTGTGCTctccagcgccgcccgcccctcag taacttGTATGCAAACTGTTGGTCCTGTCTTCATCCTGTTAACATGTTGAACAGTTACAATGTTAAGTTCTACCACAGCAAAGCTCTTACCTCCCCATATCCAGGATCACATGTTGAACGTAGCCAAGTTCCTGAAGATAAAGTGAGCTGGCTGATTGAGTGGAAAGATTATAGTCCTGTGGAGTATACTGCGATGTCTGTTTTGGCTGGACCCAATTGGGCAGATCCCCAAATCAA TAATAAAGGTTTTTCTCCCAAATTCaatgagagagatggagaagtgGAGAGGAGGAGTCTGAACGGCTTGTATGTGGTTGAAAATGGGAGGCCCCG AAATCCGGTGGGAAGGACTGGCCTCACAGGCAGAGGATTGTTAGGGCGCTGGGGACCAAACCATGCTGCTGATCCTGTTGTAACTAG GTGGAAGAGGGACAGAAGTGGCAATAAAATTGCTCATCCCGTTACTGGCAAAAACATCTTGCAGTTTGTAGCTATCAAGAGGAGAGACTGTGGGGAGTGGGCCATTCCAGGG GGGATGGTGGACCCAGGGGAGAAGGTTAGTGCTACCCTGAAGCGAGAATTTGAGGAGGAGGCCTTGAACTCCTTGCAGAAATCgcctgaggagaaagaggaattgGAGAAGCAACTCCACAAGCTGTTCAGCCAGGAACACTTTGTG GTGTACAGAGGATATGTGGATGACCCTCGTAACACTGATAATGCCTGGATGGAGACGGAGGCTGTAAATTATCATGATGAAACTG GTGAGACAATGGATAATTTGCCTCTGGAAGCAGGTGATGATGCTGGAATAGTGAAGTGGGTTGACATCAATGAGAAGCTCAAGCTGTACGCAAGTCATAGCTACTTCATTAAGCTTGTGACTGAGAAACAGGGAGCCCACTGGAGTGAGGATCCTGGTCCTGACTGCCATGAGTGA
- the SPARCL1 gene encoding SPARC-like protein 1: MKAVALFICLVGSAFAIPTHPLNYKLGTHGQKTPEKTEDTRLEALKEENTGYVDKGDLLPSHKNLSPEVSIPGAEHKDEPQTTRKQGRTGREHQVKNSLKSIYFLALHNKPGLASDNQGSDSGSSGREQSSSEHYQFRRHEKHSSTANQHVLGNTENPVDALSLNREHNTWKYNKNTVGLSEKNSESDEGGVEEEDEEWGEETDYRDTKHKGHQTNQGNQYKRQQNENSMQSDEILGDSSQPIWITKRHGDKFDLEEEERENSQKQSYKEEIPLFQKTHNEDQDDKWQSQGRKDNIQVNYQSDHDTVKRQDTEDSNVDDDGHNSGDADGEEDLSNTWKEAAYEEEERIQSNDQESTSTELEGEGTTEDDTAVRRETEDYQDVKIKDLIHSEQGDYDHEPPNSDSKQQLEMSSSVQNTHSMESEDKVKTTGSSYDEMESAHNGSENALLEPCRNFHCKRGKVCHADKQGKPSCICQDPAACPSTKDYEHVCGTDNKTYDGTCQLFGTKCQLEGTKMGRQLHLDYMGSCKYIPHCTDYEVDQFPLRMRDWLKNILMQYYEHDLDTSGFLTEKQRSKVKKIYQNDKRLVAGDNTVELLLHDFKKNYHMYVYPVHWQFHQLDQHPVDRLLTHSELAPLRASLVPMEHCITRFFQECDGDQDKLIALKEWCHCFGIKEEDLNENLLF, from the exons ATGAAGGCTGTAGCTCTCTTCATTTGTCTTGTAGGATCAGCTTTTGCTATTCCA ACCCATCCCTTAAACTACAAACTCGGAACCCATGGACAGAAAACTCCAGAAAAG actgaagaTACTCGCCTTGAAGCCCTAAAGGAAGAGAACACAGGGTATGTGGACAAGGGTGATTTGCTGCCCAGTCACAAAAACCTAAGCCCAGAGGTATCAATACCAGGTGCTGAGCACAAGGATGAGCCCCAGACCACtagaaaacaaggaagaactggtagAGAGCATCAAGTGAAAAATAGCCTAAAAAGCATCTATTTCCTTGCACTGCACAATAAACCAGGTTTGGCTTCTGATAACCAGGGCAGTGACTCTGGAAGCAGTGGCAGAGAACAGTCCAGCTCTGAGCATTACCAGTTCAGGAGGCATGAGAAACACAGTAGTACAGCCAATCAACATGTTCTGGGCAACACAGAAAATCCAGTGGATGCTCTCAGTCTCAATCGTGAACATAACACGtggaaatataataaaaatacagttggcctatctgaaaaaaacagtgaaagtGATGAAGGAGgtgtggaagaagaggatgaggaaTGGGGTGAAGAAACTGATTACAGAGATACAAAGCACAAAGGCCACCAGACAAATCAAGGTAACCAatacaaaagacagcaaaatgaaaacagtatgcAATCTGATGAAATCCTGGGAGATTCCAGTCAACCAATCTGGATAACCAAGAGACATGGTGATAAATTTGACctagaggaagaagagagggagaacagCCAGAAGCAGTCCTATAAAGAAGAAATCCCCCTCTTTCAAAAAACCCATAACGAAGATCAGGATGACAAATGGCAAAGCCAAGGGAGGAAAGACAATATTCAAGTAAACTATCAGAGTGATCACGACACGGTGAAAAGACAAGATACGGAGGACAGTAATGTTGATGATGATGGTCACAACAGTGGTGATGCTGATGGTGAGGAAGACCTCAGCAATACCTGGAAAGAAGCAGCCtatgaggaagaagagagaatcCAGAGTAATGACCAGGAGAGCACCAGTACTGAGCTCGAAGGGGAAGGAACTACCGAAGATGACACTGCAGTTCGTAGAGAGACCGAGGATTACCAAGATGTCAAGATTAAAGACCTTATTCACTCTGAACAAGGTGATTACGATCATGAGCCCCCTAATTCTGACAGTAAGCAACAACTGGAAATGAGTAGCTCTGTTCAGAACACACATTCAATGGAAAGTGAAGATAAG GTTAAGACTACAGGCAGTTCCTATGACGAGATGGAAAGTGCACACAATGGGAGTGAGAATGCTCTCCTGG AGCCATGTAGGAACTTCCACTGCAAAAGAGGTAAAGTCTGCCATGCGGACAAACAAGGGAAACCCAGCTGTATTTGCCAAGATCCTGCTGCTTGCCCTTCTACCAAAGACTATGAGCAT GTTTGTGGTACGGATAATAAGACTTATGATGGCACATGTCAACTCTTTGGCACCAAATGTCAACTTGAAGGGACAAAAATGGGAcgccagctgcacctagactatATGGGTTCCTGCAAAT ACATCCCCCACTGTACTGATTATGAAGTGGATCAGTTCCCCCTCCGGATGCGAGACTGGCTCAAAAACATCCTTATGCAATATTATGAACATGATCTGGATACTTCTGGATTtctaactgaaaagcaaaggagtAAG GTCAAAAAAATCTATCAGAATGACAAACGCCTTGTGGCTGGTGACAACACAGTTGAGCTGCTCCTGCACGACTTTAAGAAAAATTATCACATGTATGTGTATCCTGTGCACTGGCAGTTTCATCAGCTTGATCAGCACCCTGTtgacag ATTATTAACACACTCTGAGCTCGCGCCTTTGAGAGCCTCCCTTGTTCCCATGGAACACTGCATAACCCGTTTCTTCCAAGAGTGTGATGGAGACCAAGACAAACTCATTGCTTTGAAGGAATGGTGCCACTGCTTTGGGATTAAGGAAG AAGACCTAAATGAAAATCTCCTGTTCTGA